TCTTTCCGAGTGTCGCAAGCAGCGCGGAGATCGAGCCCTTCTTGCCGAGGGCCGCGACGCGCACCGCCTCGAGCGCGGCTTCGTCGCCGGTGGCGGCAATCTGATCGAGGATGGATGTTTCGAGCGTTGCGAGGTCAGACACAGTCAAATCCCTGCTGCCAAAATTCGGCTGGGTTGTCGCCGCCCGAAGGCCGTAACGTCAAGCAAAAAGCCGGTCATTTCGGGCTCACGACCGGCTGGGTTGAACCTCGCGCATCGGCTCGGCACCAAGGGATACGAGGAGACTTCCGCGATGCTCTCAAGATCCTGTCTGGCCGTTCTGGCCTTCGTTCTGGCGGTCGCCGAGACCCCGGCGCGCGCCGCGGTTTGCACGGAGAAGTCCATGACGCAGGATGAGATCATCGCGACCATCAACGCCCAGAAGGGCTGCGAAAGCGCGATGAAGGTGTTCCAGGATTGCGAATACGGCGCGAGCGGCGATGTCGGGCTTGGCGCCGCTGTCGAGAAGAAATGCGAGGCGGACTTCATGCCCGGCCTCAAGGGTGCGCAGAAGAAGGCCTACCAACGCGAGATGCGCGTCTGCGACCGAAAGTACCGGAATCAATCCGGCACCATGTATCTTTCGTTCACAGCCTTCTGCCGGGCGGAGGTCGCCCAGCGTTACTCGCAACGGGCGCTGAAGGCCGCGGGCCCGAAGTCCCGCCAGCGCTAAAGGCTTCAGGCAGCCAGAGCAGCCTTGGCCTTCTCGGCGATCGCCTGGAACGCGGCCGGCTCGCGGATTGCGAGATCCGACAGCACCTTGCGGTCGACGGTGATGCCCGACTTGGCGAGGCCGTCGATAAATCGGCTGTAGGTCAGGCCGAACGGACGGACGGCAGCGTTGAGACGCTGGATCCAGAGCGCA
The DNA window shown above is from Bradyrhizobium sp. CB1650 and carries:
- the rplT gene encoding 50S ribosomal protein L20 → MSRVKRGVTAHAKHKKVYKAAKGFYGRRKNTIRAAKPAVEKAQQYAFRDRKRRKRTFRALWIQRLNAAVRPFGLTYSRFIDGLAKSGITVDRKVLSDLAIREPAAFQAIAEKAKAALAA